In a genomic window of Amycolatopsis japonica:
- a CDS encoding alpha/beta hydrolase, with amino-acid sequence MSRRGLLLGAAALGGSALISACGAEKPPLVGPPPVAPPTTPTPLTEAVTVQKMRSAARNRDVNLVIIAPDGVSRVGMPVCVALHGRGADARTFLNLGVQDALNRAVASGLPGFAVAAVDGDNYWVDVGKDDDPQRMLSDELPGWLAQRQLRPPSAMFGISMGGFGALRYARDHKNLKAVAVASAALFVSWPDAKSRKVFEDRAQWESHEPLLHTGDLSAEVTGVWCGNSDPFARADRKLIKALDPAVAKMTPGAHNDDYWREIMPDVLKFVGDRIA; translated from the coding sequence GTGAGCCGGCGTGGTCTCCTGCTGGGAGCCGCGGCTCTCGGCGGCTCGGCGCTGATTTCCGCTTGCGGCGCCGAGAAACCACCCCTGGTGGGGCCGCCGCCGGTGGCCCCACCGACCACGCCGACGCCGCTCACCGAAGCGGTCACGGTGCAGAAGATGCGGTCGGCGGCGCGGAACCGCGACGTCAACCTCGTCATCATCGCGCCGGACGGCGTGTCCCGGGTCGGGATGCCGGTCTGCGTCGCCCTGCACGGGCGCGGCGCGGACGCCCGGACGTTCCTGAACCTGGGCGTGCAGGACGCGCTGAACCGGGCCGTCGCGTCCGGGCTGCCCGGTTTCGCGGTGGCCGCCGTCGACGGGGACAACTACTGGGTGGACGTCGGCAAGGACGACGACCCGCAGCGGATGCTGTCCGACGAGCTGCCCGGCTGGCTCGCCCAGCGCCAGCTGCGGCCGCCGTCGGCGATGTTCGGGATCTCGATGGGCGGATTCGGCGCACTGCGCTACGCCCGCGACCACAAGAACCTCAAGGCCGTCGCCGTCGCCAGCGCGGCGCTGTTCGTGAGCTGGCCCGATGCCAAGTCCCGCAAGGTCTTCGAGGATCGCGCGCAGTGGGAATCGCATGAGCCGCTGCTGCACACCGGCGACCTTTCCGCCGAAGTGACCGGCGTGTGGTGCGGGAATTCGGATCCCTTCGCCCGCGCCGACCGCAAACTCATCAAGGCACTGGACCCCGCCGTCGCGAAGATGACCCCAGGCGCGCACAACGACGACTATTGGCGCGAGATCATGCCCGACGTGCTGAAGTTCGTGGGGGACCGCATCGCCTGA
- the infB gene encoding translation initiation factor IF-2: MPGKARVHELAKELGITSKEVLAKLKDQGEFVKSASSTVEAPVARRLRDAYSSKDGQSKKPVPTPGPRPPAKPAAPAPAAKPAQPAPAAKTEAPAAPAASAQAPSAPAPAQQPSRPSTPGARPGPRPGPRPPAPKEEVAPAAKAAPAEPKKETPAAPATPPASQTPSQGSVVPPKPQGPKPGGPKPGPRTPRVGNNPFGVGSGSPAPRPSGPRPGGGQQGGDNRPPRPGGGQGGDRPAPRPGGGAPGGNRPSPGNMPPRPNPGMMPGRPARPAGGPGGGRGGPGGGARGGPGGGARGGPGGGGGGFRGGPGGGGGGGGFRPGGGGGGFRPGGGGPGGGGGAPAGGGGFRGGGGRGGPGGRGGTAGAFGRPGGPSRKGRKSKRQKRQEYMDNMQAPSVGGVRLPKGQGETIRLPRGASLTDFAEKIDANPASLVQVLFHLGEMVTATQSVSDDILELLGGEMNYNVQVVSPEEEDRELLETFDITYGEDAGEEEDLQVRPPVVTIMGHVDHGKTRLLDTIRKTKVREGEAGGITQHIGAYQIETELEGNPRLITFIDTPGHEAFTAMRARGANSTDIAVIVVAADDGVMPQTVEAINHAQAAKAPIVVAINKIDKEGANPDKIRQQLTEYGLVAEEYGGDTMFVEISARQNINIDGLLEAILLTADAALDLRANPDMEAQGVAIEAHLDRGRGPVATVLVQRGTLRVGDSVVAGDAYGRVRRMVDEHNVDVTEAYPSRPVQVIGFTSVPGAGDTFLVVDEDRVARQIAERRSARTRNALNASRRKRVSLEDLDSALKETNSLNLIIKGDNSGTVEALEASLVQLEVGDDVELNVVHRGVGGVTESDIDLATASDAIVLGFNVRAQGKATERATREGVDVRYYTVIYQAIEEIEQALKGMLKPEYEEVELGKAEIRDVFKSSKIGTIAGCLVVSGEIRRNARARLLRDATVIAENLPISSLRRFKDDVVEVRDGYECGLTLGSYSDLKVGDIIETYEQREKPRA, encoded by the coding sequence GTGCCAGGCAAGGCCCGAGTACATGAGCTCGCGAAAGAGCTCGGCATCACCAGCAAGGAAGTTCTCGCCAAGTTGAAGGACCAGGGCGAGTTCGTGAAGTCCGCGTCGTCGACCGTCGAGGCACCCGTGGCCCGGCGTCTTCGTGACGCTTATTCGTCCAAGGACGGCCAGAGCAAGAAGCCCGTCCCGACTCCCGGCCCGCGCCCGCCGGCGAAGCCCGCTGCCCCGGCTCCGGCCGCGAAGCCCGCTCAGCCCGCGCCCGCGGCGAAGACCGAGGCTCCGGCCGCCCCCGCGGCGTCCGCCCAGGCCCCGTCGGCTCCGGCTCCGGCCCAGCAGCCGTCCCGGCCTTCCACCCCGGGAGCCCGCCCGGGCCCGCGCCCCGGCCCCCGGCCGCCGGCGCCGAAGGAAGAGGTCGCTCCGGCGGCGAAGGCCGCTCCGGCCGAGCCGAAGAAGGAGACCCCGGCGGCACCGGCCACCCCGCCCGCGTCCCAGACGCCGTCGCAGGGTTCGGTCGTGCCGCCCAAGCCGCAGGGCCCCAAGCCCGGCGGTCCGAAGCCCGGCCCGCGCACCCCGCGCGTCGGCAACAACCCGTTCGGTGTGGGTTCCGGTTCCCCGGCCCCGCGTCCGTCCGGCCCCCGTCCCGGTGGCGGCCAGCAGGGCGGCGACAACCGTCCGCCGCGTCCCGGTGGTGGCCAGGGCGGCGACCGTCCGGCTCCCCGTCCCGGTGGCGGCGCGCCCGGCGGTAACCGGCCGAGCCCGGGCAACATGCCCCCGCGCCCGAACCCCGGCATGATGCCGGGCCGCCCGGCCCGTCCGGCCGGTGGTCCCGGTGGCGGCCGTGGTGGCCCCGGTGGCGGAGCCCGTGGTGGCCCCGGCGGCGGCGCTCGTGGCGGTCCCGGTGGCGGCGGCGGAGGCTTCCGCGGCGGTCCCGGTGGTGGCGGCGGCGGTGGCGGTTTCCGTCCCGGCGGCGGTGGCGGCGGTTTCCGTCCCGGTGGCGGTGGCCCCGGTGGCGGCGGCGGTGCCCCGGCCGGTGGCGGCGGTTTCCGTGGCGGCGGCGGTCGTGGCGGCCCCGGTGGCCGTGGTGGTACCGCGGGTGCCTTCGGGCGTCCCGGTGGTCCCTCGCGCAAGGGCCGCAAGTCGAAGCGGCAGAAGCGCCAGGAGTACATGGACAACATGCAGGCGCCCAGCGTCGGTGGTGTCCGTCTGCCCAAGGGGCAGGGCGAGACGATCCGCCTGCCGCGTGGTGCCTCGCTGACCGACTTCGCCGAGAAGATCGACGCCAACCCGGCTTCGCTGGTGCAGGTGCTCTTCCACCTCGGCGAGATGGTCACCGCGACGCAGTCGGTGTCCGACGACATCCTGGAACTGCTCGGCGGCGAAATGAACTACAACGTTCAGGTCGTCAGTCCCGAGGAAGAGGACCGGGAGCTGCTGGAGACCTTCGACATCACCTACGGCGAAGACGCGGGTGAGGAAGAGGATCTGCAGGTCCGTCCGCCGGTCGTGACCATCATGGGTCACGTCGACCACGGTAAGACCCGCCTGCTCGACACGATCCGCAAGACGAAGGTGCGCGAAGGTGAAGCCGGTGGCATCACCCAGCACATCGGCGCCTACCAGATCGAGACCGAGCTCGAAGGCAACCCGCGTCTGATCACCTTCATCGACACCCCGGGTCACGAGGCGTTCACCGCCATGCGTGCCCGTGGTGCCAACTCGACCGACATCGCGGTGATCGTGGTGGCGGCCGACGACGGTGTGATGCCGCAGACGGTCGAGGCGATCAACCACGCGCAGGCCGCCAAGGCGCCGATCGTGGTCGCGATCAACAAGATCGACAAGGAAGGCGCGAACCCGGACAAGATCCGGCAGCAGCTGACCGAGTACGGCCTGGTCGCCGAGGAGTACGGCGGCGACACGATGTTCGTCGAGATCTCCGCGCGGCAGAACATCAACATCGACGGCCTGCTCGAGGCGATCCTGCTGACCGCCGACGCCGCGCTGGACCTCCGGGCCAACCCGGACATGGAGGCCCAGGGTGTCGCGATCGAGGCCCACCTCGACCGCGGCCGCGGCCCGGTGGCCACGGTGCTGGTCCAGCGAGGCACGCTGCGCGTCGGTGACTCGGTCGTGGCGGGTGACGCCTACGGCCGCGTCCGCCGGATGGTCGACGAGCACAACGTCGACGTCACCGAGGCGTACCCGTCGCGTCCCGTCCAGGTCATCGGGTTCACCTCGGTGCCGGGTGCGGGCGACACCTTCCTGGTGGTCGACGAGGACCGCGTCGCCCGGCAGATCGCCGAGCGCCGCTCCGCCCGGACGCGCAACGCCCTCAACGCGTCGCGTCGCAAGCGGGTCAGCCTCGAGGACCTCGACTCCGCCTTGAAGGAGACGAACAGCCTCAACCTGATCATCAAGGGTGACAACTCCGGTACCGTCGAGGCGCTCGAAGCCTCGCTGGTGCAGCTCGAGGTCGGCGACGACGTCGAACTCAACGTCGTGCACCGCGGTGTCGGTGGCGTCACCGAGTCCGACATCGACCTGGCGACCGCGTCCGACGCGATCGTCCTGGGCTTCAACGTCCGTGCGCAGGGCAAGGCGACCGAGCGGGCCACCCGCGAAGGCGTCGACGTCCGGTACTACACGGTCATCTACCAGGCGATCGAGGAGATCGAGCAGGCTCTGAAGGGCATGCTCAAGCCGGAGTACGAAGAGGTCGAGCTCGGCAAGGCGGAGATCCGCGACGTCTTCAAGTCGTCGAAGATCGGCACCATCGCCGGTTGTCTCGTCGTCTCGGGCGAGATCCGCCGCAACGCGCGGGCCCGTCTGCTCCGCGACGCGACCGTCATCGCCGAGAACCTGCCGATCAGCTCGCTGCGGCGGTTCAAGGACGACGTGGTCGAGGTTCGCGACGGGTACGAGTGTGGTCTGACGCTGGGGTCGTACAGCGACCTCAAGGTCGGCGACATCATCGAGACCTACGAGCAGCGCGAAAAGCCGCGTGCGTAA
- a CDS encoding DHH family phosphoesterase codes for MPNLKEAAALLARATDVTLLGHVRPDADALGSALALGRALQLRGVKVRVSVGEPEEMPETLRSLDVGGLYVPASELPESERLLVALDTPTPGRLGKLAPRVDTVRAAGGDVLVIDHHASNVFYGTHHVVDDTAEATAVLVFALLEELGTAIDEPIARCLYAGLVTDTSGFRRARPSTHLMAAKLLEAGVDPDKVVREIVDDHPFAWLPMLSEVLAGARLEPDEARGFGLAHAVVTLDVARSVRAEEVEAVVDVVRSTREAGVAVVLKEAEPIGPQRRWTVSLRSAGGVDVSAAAGELGGGGHRQAAGCTAEGTPDEVLGKLREALSRAPLL; via the coding sequence GTGCCGAACCTGAAGGAAGCCGCCGCCCTCCTGGCGCGCGCCACCGACGTGACCCTGCTCGGCCACGTCCGCCCGGACGCCGACGCGCTCGGCAGCGCGCTGGCGCTGGGCCGGGCGCTTCAGCTGCGCGGCGTCAAGGTCCGCGTCTCCGTCGGCGAGCCCGAGGAGATGCCCGAAACCCTGCGGAGCCTGGACGTCGGCGGGCTCTACGTCCCGGCGAGCGAGCTACCGGAGAGCGAACGGCTGCTGGTCGCGCTCGACACGCCCACGCCGGGCAGGCTCGGGAAACTCGCGCCGCGGGTGGACACGGTCCGCGCGGCGGGTGGCGACGTCCTGGTGATCGACCACCACGCGTCCAACGTCTTCTACGGCACGCACCACGTCGTCGACGACACCGCCGAAGCCACCGCGGTCCTCGTCTTCGCGTTGCTGGAGGAGCTCGGCACCGCGATCGACGAGCCGATCGCGCGCTGCCTGTACGCGGGGCTGGTCACGGACACGAGCGGGTTCCGCCGGGCCCGGCCCTCCACCCATCTGATGGCCGCGAAGCTGCTCGAAGCCGGTGTCGACCCGGACAAGGTGGTCCGCGAGATCGTCGACGACCACCCGTTCGCGTGGCTGCCGATGCTTTCGGAGGTCCTCGCGGGCGCCCGGCTCGAACCGGACGAGGCTCGCGGCTTCGGCCTCGCGCACGCGGTCGTGACGCTCGACGTCGCGCGGTCCGTCCGTGCCGAAGAGGTCGAAGCCGTCGTCGACGTCGTCCGGTCCACTCGCGAGGCCGGCGTCGCGGTGGTGCTCAAGGAGGCCGAGCCGATCGGGCCACAGCGGCGGTGGACGGTCTCGCTCCGTTCGGCGGGTGGCGTCGACGTGTCGGCCGCGGCCGGGGAACTGGGCGGCGGAGGACATCGCCAGGCGGCCGGGTGCACCGCGGAGGGCACGCCCGACGAGGTGCTCGGCAAGCTCAGGGAGGCCCTGTCGAGGGCGCCGCTGCTCTGA
- a CDS encoding preprotein translocase subunit SecY has protein sequence MNDRTSLRHRILVTLGVIVVFRLGQSLPTPQPARLPLSDQSWRWILDLVTGGRLATVFGFGVLPCLVAPFVLRALIVLIPRLAALRAEGEAGARVLTRYRRRLVVVLGLLGAVGLVVSGAQDVLGGAVTVACLTAGTAVVLRLTELITDQGFGDGVRILLLAQVLAVLPSEFLRLYEKTAWAAVVVMAVVTLSVTVITIVVAQGQRRVPVQYAKRMIGRRAFGGTPSYIPLRFPQANSPAVLAAVLLWVLPFGLGGPWWIAVYFVLVCLFAFVRAAVAQDMDKVAGELVRVGGFVPGIRPGNWTAEYLDHVNRRIIAFGAFSLGVVALLPVAGLALLGVTPATLFVAGVTLQVVLVFLVGVSLDTTRQIESLRQQRRYQPFLR, from the coding sequence ATGAACGACAGAACCTCCCTCCGCCACCGGATCCTGGTCACGCTGGGCGTGATCGTGGTGTTCCGGCTGGGCCAGAGCCTGCCAACGCCCCAGCCGGCCCGTCTGCCGCTGAGCGATCAGTCGTGGCGTTGGATCCTCGACCTTGTCACCGGCGGTCGCCTTGCCACGGTGTTCGGGTTCGGTGTCCTTCCCTGCCTGGTCGCCCCGTTCGTCCTGCGAGCACTGATCGTCCTGATCCCGCGGCTGGCGGCGCTCCGGGCGGAAGGTGAAGCAGGCGCCCGGGTGCTGACGCGGTACCGGCGACGGCTCGTCGTCGTGCTCGGCCTGCTGGGTGCCGTCGGCTTGGTCGTGTCCGGCGCCCAGGACGTTCTGGGCGGAGCCGTGACGGTGGCGTGCCTGACCGCGGGTACCGCGGTGGTCCTTCGGCTGACCGAGCTGATCACCGACCAGGGTTTCGGTGACGGCGTCCGGATCCTGCTGCTCGCGCAGGTCCTGGCGGTGCTGCCGTCGGAGTTCCTGCGCCTGTACGAAAAGACGGCCTGGGCCGCCGTCGTGGTCATGGCCGTGGTGACGCTGTCGGTCACCGTGATCACGATCGTCGTCGCGCAGGGGCAGCGCCGCGTTCCGGTGCAGTACGCGAAGCGGATGATCGGCAGGCGCGCGTTCGGCGGGACGCCGTCCTACATTCCCCTTCGCTTCCCCCAAGCGAACAGCCCGGCCGTGCTCGCCGCGGTCCTGCTGTGGGTCCTTCCCTTCGGTCTGGGAGGTCCTTGGTGGATCGCGGTCTACTTCGTCCTCGTCTGTCTCTTCGCCTTCGTCAGGGCGGCCGTGGCACAGGACATGGACAAGGTGGCGGGCGAGCTGGTGCGGGTAGGCGGTTTCGTCCCCGGGATCCGGCCGGGGAACTGGACCGCCGAGTACCTCGATCACGTGAACCGCCGGATCATCGCCTTCGGGGCGTTCAGCCTGGGAGTGGTCGCGCTGCTCCCGGTCGCCGGTCTGGCACTGCTGGGCGTCACCCCGGCGACGCTGTTCGTCGCCGGGGTGACCCTGCAGGTGGTGCTCGTCTTCCTGGTCGGTGTCTCGCTCGACACCACGCGGCAGATCGAATCGCTGCGCCAGCAGCGGCGGTACCAACCGTTCCTCCGCTGA
- a CDS encoding DUF503 domain-containing protein, whose amino-acid sequence MFVGALELDILLGDVHSLKQKRSVIKPVLAEVRRRFDVSVAEAGHQDLHRRALIGVAVVAASGEHVRDVLDSCERLVAGRPEFELLSSHRRLLGPDD is encoded by the coding sequence ATGTTCGTAGGAGCTCTTGAGCTCGACATCCTGCTGGGCGACGTCCATTCGCTCAAGCAGAAGCGATCCGTGATCAAACCGGTGCTGGCCGAGGTGCGCAGGCGTTTCGACGTCTCCGTCGCCGAAGCGGGCCATCAAGACCTGCACCGGCGCGCGCTGATCGGTGTGGCCGTGGTCGCGGCGAGTGGCGAGCACGTTCGTGACGTGCTCGACTCGTGTGAGCGCCTCGTGGCCGGGAGGCCGGAGTTCGAACTGCTCTCCAGCCATCGCCGGCTGCTCGGCCCGGATGACTAA
- a CDS encoding FG-GAP repeat domain-containing protein: MTTAALTVFAITALSPVAQAEEEPAGLVTAAYATAPCDRSGTTSGDAALATQLNGTLTAKMRGYLTAYRMSCARMVVDAVRDRGLSQRAAAIAIATVIVETSLQNISEEVDHDSLGLFQQRASWGSATNRLNPVWATNAFLDKMVRVYPNGSWSSAPIGEVCQAVQVSAYPDRYQTEAGDAQKIVSALWQRSTTDGGDFDGNGVGDIYATGTGTLTIWNGKGSNNFGTADPVGGGWEGFTRPAAGDFNKDGKTDLAAVKNGTLYVWNGKGGNKFGAADAVGSGWEPFTAPVAGDFNNDGISDLSAVKDGTLYIWNGKGNNHFTPADTIGGGWEPFTAPIAGDFNDDGKTDLAAVRDGNTLYIWNGKGSNKFGAADAVGSGWGDYHATLMSLGDVNKDGHSDIGAINKTSGTLYLWNGKGGNKFGPADALGGGWLPHF; this comes from the coding sequence GTGACCACGGCAGCCCTGACCGTCTTCGCGATCACCGCCCTGTCCCCCGTCGCGCAGGCCGAAGAGGAACCGGCCGGCTTGGTGACCGCCGCCTACGCGACGGCCCCGTGCGACCGCTCGGGCACGACCAGCGGCGACGCCGCCCTGGCCACGCAGCTGAACGGCACCCTGACCGCGAAGATGCGGGGATACCTGACCGCGTACCGGATGTCGTGCGCCCGCATGGTCGTCGACGCCGTCCGCGATCGCGGGCTGAGCCAGAGAGCCGCGGCCATCGCCATCGCCACGGTGATCGTCGAGACGAGTCTCCAGAACATCAGCGAGGAGGTCGATCACGACAGCCTCGGCCTGTTCCAGCAACGCGCGTCCTGGGGCAGCGCGACGAACCGGCTCAACCCCGTCTGGGCCACCAACGCCTTCCTCGACAAGATGGTGCGGGTGTACCCGAACGGGTCCTGGAGCTCGGCGCCGATCGGCGAGGTGTGCCAGGCGGTGCAGGTCTCGGCCTACCCGGACCGCTACCAGACCGAAGCCGGTGACGCGCAGAAGATCGTCAGCGCGCTGTGGCAGCGCTCGACCACGGACGGCGGTGACTTCGACGGCAACGGCGTCGGCGACATCTACGCCACCGGAACCGGCACCCTGACCATCTGGAACGGCAAAGGCAGCAACAACTTCGGCACCGCAGACCCCGTGGGTGGCGGCTGGGAAGGCTTCACCCGGCCCGCCGCCGGTGATTTCAACAAGGACGGCAAAACCGACCTCGCCGCGGTGAAGAACGGCACGCTCTACGTCTGGAACGGCAAGGGCGGCAACAAATTCGGCGCCGCCGACGCCGTCGGAAGCGGCTGGGAACCCTTCACCGCACCCGTCGCCGGAGACTTCAACAACGACGGCATCAGCGACCTCTCCGCGGTCAAGGACGGCACGCTCTACATCTGGAACGGCAAGGGCAACAACCACTTCACCCCCGCCGACACCATCGGCGGCGGCTGGGAACCCTTCACCGCACCCATCGCGGGCGACTTCAACGACGACGGCAAAACCGATCTGGCGGCGGTGCGGGACGGCAACACGCTCTACATCTGGAACGGGAAGGGAAGCAACAAGTTCGGCGCCGCCGACGCCGTCGGAAGCGGCTGGGGTGACTACCACGCCACCCTCATGTCCCTCGGCGACGTCAACAAGGACGGCCACAGCGACATCGGCGCCATCAACAAGACCAGCGGCACGCTGTATCTGTGGAACGGCAAGGGCGGCAACAAGTTCGGTCCTGCCGACGCTCTCGGCGGCGGGTGGCTCCCGCACTTCTGA
- the rbfA gene encoding 30S ribosome-binding factor RbfA, producing the protein MADPARARKLAKRISQIVAHAIEHDIKDPRLNHVTITDTKITADLHDATVYYTVLGENLESTPDHAGAAAALESARGVLRTKVGQGTGVRYTPTLAFVADSIPEDAKRIEDLLAKAREADAEVARRATGAQHAGEADPYKPPREEAEDDEFADEETRR; encoded by the coding sequence ATGGCCGACCCCGCTCGGGCTCGTAAGCTCGCCAAGCGGATCTCACAGATCGTCGCGCACGCGATCGAGCACGACATCAAGGATCCGCGGCTCAACCACGTGACGATCACCGACACGAAGATCACGGCGGATCTGCACGACGCCACGGTCTACTACACGGTGCTCGGCGAAAACCTGGAGTCCACGCCCGACCACGCCGGTGCCGCCGCGGCGCTCGAATCCGCCCGTGGCGTCCTGCGCACGAAGGTCGGTCAGGGCACCGGAGTCCGCTACACTCCGACGCTGGCCTTCGTGGCCGACAGTATTCCTGAGGACGCCAAGCGCATCGAAGACCTTCTCGCGAAGGCGCGGGAAGCGGATGCCGAGGTCGCCCGGCGGGCCACTGGTGCGCAGCACGCCGGCGAAGCCGACCCGTACAAGCCGCCGCGGGAAGAGGCCGAAGACGATGAGTTCGCCGACGAGGAGACCCGTCGCTGA
- a CDS encoding TRM11 family SAM-dependent methyltransferase, protein MSEYAILVYPSANRVYTDSTPALLRAELAVFGLSALETEISEIGETELGGVGYLTFTTPAPLSERDLALLSNLSALYALFELGDGVLKPVTISPLANFDSDLLTIQKYPGKTNELFTKLLVNVTLLSRAEPAAMLDEPLHLLDPLCGRGTTLNQAMMYGFDATGLDVDGKDFDAYEMFVKTWLKQKRIKHSAESGQVRRNKVRLGRRLDIGFGITKERYKAGEVRRLTYLNCDTLTTDELLRPNSVDLIVTDAPYGVQHGSHRTQDASLARSPRDLLAAAVPVWTRVLRPGGALGISWNTNVAPREELAAILDKAGLEVREDGPYAGFAHRVDQAIVRDLIVAAKPL, encoded by the coding sequence ATGTCCGAGTACGCGATCCTGGTCTACCCGTCCGCCAACCGGGTCTACACCGACTCCACCCCGGCCCTCCTGCGCGCGGAGCTGGCGGTGTTCGGCCTGTCCGCTTTGGAGACCGAGATCTCCGAGATCGGCGAGACGGAACTCGGCGGCGTCGGCTACCTCACCTTCACCACGCCCGCCCCGCTGAGCGAACGCGATCTCGCGCTCCTGTCGAACCTTTCGGCGCTGTACGCGCTGTTCGAACTCGGCGACGGCGTCCTGAAGCCGGTGACGATCAGCCCGCTCGCGAACTTCGACTCGGATCTGCTGACCATCCAGAAGTACCCGGGCAAGACGAACGAGCTGTTCACCAAACTCCTCGTCAACGTCACGCTGCTGTCGAGGGCGGAGCCGGCCGCGATGCTGGACGAGCCGCTGCACCTGCTCGACCCGCTCTGCGGCCGCGGCACCACGCTGAACCAGGCGATGATGTACGGCTTCGACGCCACCGGGCTCGACGTCGACGGCAAGGATTTCGACGCCTACGAGATGTTCGTCAAGACCTGGCTGAAGCAGAAGCGGATCAAGCACAGCGCCGAATCCGGTCAGGTGCGCCGCAACAAGGTCCGGCTGGGCAGGCGGCTCGACATCGGCTTCGGGATCACCAAGGAGCGGTACAAGGCGGGCGAAGTGCGCCGGCTGACCTACCTCAACTGCGACACGCTCACCACCGACGAACTGCTGCGGCCGAACTCGGTGGACCTCATCGTCACCGACGCCCCGTACGGCGTGCAGCACGGCAGCCACCGCACCCAGGACGCGTCGCTCGCGCGCAGCCCACGCGATCTGCTCGCGGCCGCGGTCCCGGTGTGGACGCGGGTGCTGCGCCCGGGCGGCGCGCTCGGCATCTCGTGGAACACCAACGTCGCGCCGCGCGAGGAACTCGCCGCGATCCTGGACAAGGCGGGCCTGGAGGTCCGCGAGGACGGCCCGTACGCCGGCTTCGCCCATCGGGTGGACCAGGCGATCGTGCGAGACCTGATCGTCGCCGCGAAACCCCTCTAG